The genomic segment CAGGTCGAGGACCTTTGACTGATATTTGACCCCGAGAGTCTTCAACATCGgttcatcttcatcatcgatTCCGTCGCGGCTCAGCATCAAAGGATGACGTTTGAAACTTCATGCGCCGCGCATTGGAATGCTTTAAGTATTTAAAGACAGGTCGAGGATCTTTGTCTGATACTTGACTCCCAGAGTCTTCAACATCAGTTGAAGCATCGATTCCACCGGgacccaccacccaaggatgaCGTTGGTAACGATCCTGGCTCTAGAGGAATTGTAGCAGCTGCATCTGGCGGAATCCAAATGCGTCGATATCGCTGATGGTTCGCGACTTCAATTGCATCCCTGTATACGAAGCAttccaatatccgcaacctgtggaagtGATGAAGATAAACACGACAAAATTGGAGCTCAGAGTTCCAACtcgtgtggttgttgttgttgcaaggCAGATTTAAAAAGGTGATCTCAAGCGAACAGTCTTTAACagctggccaggtttgacggtattaagatgaccgatttttgtttatattctctttgttgttagcTTCTTCCTCGCATATTTTCTGCTCatttacgcacacgtatacacacaggcacacaaatttctttgtgtgcgtTGGCAAAACTACGAttagcttgatgacaagatggcagatGCCACCATGTGATTTGTGGTtgctgtacaaatgagaccaccttcaaTTGTACCGccatgtttttgttgtagcaatgtgttgacCACTgatgcggcagcccttgccgttgaAGGATTTAATCCGgttcgtacaaccggctgtcatgggattgtacCCGTGTGGTGCTCCTAATCATCTCGTCCGGCGGTCGATCTCCAAGGACTACGTTTACCCGGTAGCTGTTCAATGCTTCTGCTACCATGTCTGCTTGATTGCTTTCTAGACCCGCCTGAAACTCCCCAGATCTAGAGCTTCTTTCTTGTTGCGAAGAACCTCTAGCTcgagatcatgtagatctaacCTGATTTCTCTTGGCGGTGGATGCCTACACACCCTCGGTTATCCGGCGTGAACCTTGATTCTACTTCTGATCTACATAAAGAGAATTTTCCTTCATAAATGTAATGGTCGGGTTTCAAAACCTtttgttcataaatattatgaaaagcTTTGTTATGGTAAtgaaaaatcataaatattatgaaaataatataaatcataatatgaaataaatcataaatatgaaaaagaaaatgtatgcATATGAtcgtttatgaaattttttttatttttatgaaacttatcATACATCATACATGTAAAGaatcttttaaaaatattaataatttttatcataaatataaaaattatgtaaTTGAAATATGTCCAcgtaattttgcccatgaacattccattaaggaacaggggcaagcttctcacatatcgatgagtgcagtcggattcaagttttaaactcaatggtaaggggcctcctttttatagccgagtccgaacggcgtgccgcagtgcgacacctctttggagagaagttttacatggcatagtaccttacaaatgttgccagcattaggaggggaaaaccaccgttgaaaagtttttctgatgatctcgccaggatccgaacccaggccttcagcgtcatatgcggacatgctaacctctgcgctacggtggtctccatgtAGTGCACAACACAACGGAATAAACAGCAAGATCGGCGATGAACAAGTTCAATCCGCTATGGTCCTTTCTAGTCGTTAGCCACCATAGAATGACATAACttctagcgcagaggttagcatgtccgcctatgacgctgaacgcctggatttccagcggtgcttatcccctccaaatgctggcgacatatgtaagggactttgccatgtaaaaacttctccccttatcatttagcttaaacttgaatcggacagctctcgttgctatttgagaagtttgcgcctgttccttaatggaatgttcttgggcaaagtAGAACTTTTAAATGCCGTAACTCGTATTGCGCATTGAAGTCTCCTAGTACCAAGCGATTATAGCCAGGCAGCatgtataaattttaaaatttccttaataTACAAGTTAAAGATGACATTTGTGCAGGCATATCTAAAAAacgagcccggtagctcgcagctaagcttctcatgataacaatgaacaccaaacagatcggagctcaaaggtccagcctatgtggtgccCATATTGATCCCATGCCGGGACGTCCTTTGTGCTGGCATATAGATAGGTTAGGCGATAGTGGCAATCTTTAATCAGACTTGGTATTATTAAACCGAATTCGCCgacttttaattaaatatattttcatattttcgtCATTATTATTATCgatataatttattttgtacattTATCTCTTAAAATtgattttgttgtaatttaCCCATTAGCTGAATTGTataacggatggatcaaagggcTGACCCTTAAACGGAGAATTTTCTGAATTCCAAGCTTGTCTCAGTCGAGCCAATTGCTCGCTTTTGGACATTGGTAAGTTTTTGAGATCCCGAGGACCAGCAAATTCATTACTATTTATTTGTTGTGATTGTATTTTTTCGATTACTTTTTGTGTTTCATTCGAGAAATCCTCAATTGGTCTTTCTGTATCTAGCTTTTTTATATCAATGCACTGTTCATGCAGCAAAAGCTTATCCCACCAGCCTTCTTTCGctttatctaaaataaaatggaatatcAATTTATCATAATTTACATTCTATTTAAACCCATTATTTACCGAAACTTATTATGAGTTTTCCATCGGCTATAGTCCAAACAACATCGTTGTGTTTATATTTAGACCATGTCTCACCCACAAGCAACTCCTCTTTCCGTGCAATGAGCGATGTTACGGAAATGTAATTcgattttaaattcaatttaacatgttttgctgatttgacttcAGGTGGAAGAATTATGGATAATTCAACATCTTTTAACGTTTGTGACCAACAATATTTGTCCATTCTTGACCCATTTTTATAGTCAGATTCTGAAAACTCCAGATTTGGTTcatattttcgattttctaaTTCCACCTTGTCATTCATTTCAATGTCAGGCGTTGTGCTGCTGCAACAATCTGTTTCAATCTCCACTTCTTCTATAGCGGGTGGTGCTTCGTATTGTTGGGCAAAAGGGTCCTCTAATTTCTCATACTTTTGCATACAACTTAAAAGTATTTCTTCTTTTATACCTCGTGGGAATCCCAGTTTTTCTTCTTTGCTTTTCTGTTCATGATAAAAATCTGTCCTAAATAGACGAGTAAATTATTTATGTAgatttcaaaatgaaaattaaccaaatttatttgaTCTAAAAAATTAGgcaaagctttaaattttgtttatgtaAAAAGTTGAGTCAGAATCAATGTTGGCCCTCGATTCAAAAGGTGAAATATCTCAAATAACAATCAAAAGATTTGGATAGGACTCAAACAGTCAATTTTATGTAAACATAGGTACTGGAATCTGAAGACAGTTGTTGGTAATATGGTCATACTATTACCCAGTTTCAGCCAATATGGTATTTAATGAACTACAAGGAAAAATCAGACCCGGAAAACATTGTAAACACTGTAACCGTTTACAATATGGTTTCaaattatttgaatatatcAAAAATGTTATAAATGGCTTGGAAATGCCTTATCTTGGACATTAAAGGATCGTCCTCTGGACCTACAACAGACTTCAgatcagcatcataggcattcatTTTTGGTTGAATGGATAACCCTTTACAAAAGGTGAGTTCATTGAGGCCAGTTTTACCTAAAGAGTGATcccactactgaagcctggaaaggacccgagtttgggggagtcgtacagaccgatttcccttccctcaccagtagcaaagacgcttgaggcattactcctcccgagcctcgtaggagaatttccattcaccgagcataaacatggatttcgaagactgcatagcacaacaacagatttgcatgccatcaccgctcacatttgccgtggcttcaatcagcccaggccatgtgatagtacggtcctcgtggcaggacattcgacacggtcagccatgccaaattatttgaggacaccgccaacacgtccctccagccaagtCTGAAACGCTgcgtcgcgaattatctgtgtggtcgccagtcaattgtggaatt from the Stomoxys calcitrans chromosome 1, idStoCalc2.1, whole genome shotgun sequence genome contains:
- the LOC106086423 gene encoding nudC domain-containing protein 3 isoform X1; this encodes MENYDCARADSILSEILEERKSLTGFLDAVFGFLSRRTDFYHEQKSKEEKLGFPRGIKEEILLSCMQKYEKLEDPFAQQYEAPPAIEEVEIETDCCSSTTPDIEMNDKVELENRKYEPNLEFSESDYKNGSRMDKYCWSQTLKDVELSIILPPEVKSAKHVKLNLKSNYISVTSLIARKEELLVGETWSKYKHNDVVWTIADGKLIISFDKAKEGWWDKLLLHEQCIDIKKLDTERPIEDFSNETQKVIEKIQSQQINSNEFAGPRDLKNLPMSKSEQLARLRQAWNSENSPFKGQPFDPSVIQFS
- the LOC106086423 gene encoding nudC domain-containing protein 3 isoform X2, with amino-acid sequence MSRPRNYATMMRTDFYHEQKSKEEKLGFPRGIKEEILLSCMQKYEKLEDPFAQQYEAPPAIEEVEIETDCCSSTTPDIEMNDKVELENRKYEPNLEFSESDYKNGSRMDKYCWSQTLKDVELSIILPPEVKSAKHVKLNLKSNYISVTSLIARKEELLVGETWSKYKHNDVVWTIADGKLIISFDKAKEGWWDKLLLHEQCIDIKKLDTERPIEDFSNETQKVIEKIQSQQINSNEFAGPRDLKNLPMSKSEQLARLRQAWNSENSPFKGQPFDPSVIQFS